The DNA window TATTAAGAATCAAAATAGTACCGTTCTGAACTCTTACAGAAATGGAATCTTTATCAGCGATGACTCCTTCAATACCTAATGACGGCTCAACCTTAATTCTCTTAGACAGAATCCGTGAATCCGTGAAATCATAGAATCCCATATCGTTCTTTCTACACTCGATACCGAAATAAAGGGTTGTCTCACCCTCCTTTAGGCCTGTAGCAAACCAATGAGGATTATTACTGGTCGCTCCTTCCGATGAAAGTTCAATCAATTCTTCATCATAATCAGTGTTGAACGTACACCAAATATCAGCCTGATAGAAAATACCAAGATCTACTTTCTCACCGACTTTTAATAAAATAGGAGCTTCCGTATCCCATTCAAGATTATTTGAGGCCCTGTTAACTGTCAAATATGCACGGGAAGGACTTGCGATAACGTTGGGATTAGTTCCTTTAGATGTGAGATTGAAAATATATTTTCCAGCCCACATTGGACGATCAATATTTGTATTAACGTAATTTCCGGCATAATCACCTCCAACAATAGACATAATATGCTGATTGTGAGTATTATCTCTATCAATAACATACAATTCAATCCAAAAATCATCCTCACTAAAATCACCGTTTATTTCGGGGATATAATTGAAATAGCTATCGGAGGTGCGTAATCCGGGCAGGAATTAGTAATTTTGCACACAGAAATTAAAGCCGGGTCAAGAACAAACCAATCCTCTACGGTGTATGTTTCAAAGAACCGAATTTTAAATCGGATTTAAGTTTAAAATCTGAATTATGAAAATGTCACTTTTGCGCCAGAGGCTCAAGCCTTGGATGCTGCCGATTGCCATGTTGGCCGGAATCGTCTTTCATGACTTCATGGGGAAAATAGAATTCATCGCCCCCTACCTGATTTTCATCATGCTTTTCATCACATTCTGCCGTGTCAGGCCGAGTGAATTCCGCGTCACCGCCCTCTCGTGGGGACTGCTCTCGGTGCAGGTCATAGGCGCAGTGGCTCTCTACTTCTCCCTCCTGCCATTCAGCACCGACCTCGCCCAAGGCACATTCATCTGCGTCTTCTGCCCAACCGCCACGGCAGCCCCTGTTATCACCGGAATGCTTGGAGGAAGCGTCCCACGCCTGGCCACATTCTCCATCATCTCCAACATCACCGTCGCCATTCTTGCCCCGATATTCTTCACCCTCATGGGCTCTAAAGCAGACATCCCCTTCATGGAAACACTCACCACCATCTCCGCCAAGGTGATGCCTCTGATAATCCTCCCGCTCATCCTCGCCATCATACTGCTGAAAGTAGCCCCGAAAGTCCACCATGCCGTGGCCGACAGACAGGCCGTGTCATTCTACATCTGGGCAGTCTCGCTCTTCATTGTTGTGGGTCGCGCCGTAAGCTTCGTCATGGACGAACCGGCCGAAGCCGTTCCCGAAATGATGCTCCTCGCCATCCTCTCGGGCATCGTGTGCTGCCTCCAGTTCTGGATCGGACGAAAGATCGGCCGGCGATGCGGCGACAGGATAGCCGGCGCACAGGGACTCGGACAAAAAAACACCGTCCTCGCCATCTGGATGGCTCTCACCTACCTCCATCCTGTCTCATCGGTCGCACCGGCGGCCTATGTCGCATGGCAGAACACCATCAACTCCGCACAGCTCTATTTCAAGACCCGCCGTGACTCACAGATGGCCAAGTGACTCCCAGGGTATAAATAGTTGCTTAAACAACTTTAATAACAATTGGAGCATTCGTAAAAAAACTAAAAACTTCCCAATTACGTTAGTTATATAATAGACAGCGCGCATGTCCCGCCGTCTCTATCAACCATTAACTGAAAATGAGTCATGGCAGCCAACAGCATGTATGAAAATCTCATGGGGCTTCCCCTCTTCAACGGCGTGAGCTACAACCGCATATCAGAGATTGTAGGAAACACCCGGCTTGCTTTCTCAAAATATCTTCCCGGAGAGACCATATTGGAGGCAGGCGATCCATGCACACGTATGATGTTCGTAATCGGCGGATGCGTACGGCTATCGGTGCGCAACTCGACCGACAGATTCGGTGTGATGCAGACGCTTCAGGCCCCGTCCGTAATATCGCCCGATTTCCTTTTCGGACGCAACACTCTCTACCCCGCCACGGTAACTGCCATTGACACCGTCTCGATAATGCAGATAGAAAAAAACGACTTCATCAATATCATACGCACCGACGAAGTATGCCTCTTCAACTACCTCAACTACATATCGACCAACGCCCAGAAAGCAATCGACGGCGTGCTTTCGCTCACCTCAGGATCGCTTGAAGAACGTATAGCCTTCTGGATTATAGCACTCACTCAGCGCGATGCCCTTGATGTCGTGCTCACGTGCAAGCAGCGCGACCTCTACACCCTTTTCGGCGTGCAGCGTTCTTCCTTCATCAACACCCTTGAAAGCATGAAGGCACGAGGACTGATTGACTACACCTCAACTGAAATCCGTGTGGTCTCGCGCAACGAACTGCGCTCCCTCCTGCTAAAAACGCCCGATTAGACCGCTATCAGATTACCATCAGACATACCGCCCGATATATCCTTTGGAGTCTCATTGATTTAAAAGAACCAAGAACGGGTGCGCCATCCTCGGTAGGAGGCGCACCCGTTCTTGGTTTATCGCTATCGATTCCCTCCGGGAGATTTTCAGAACCCCTCTGAATAAAAATTGTAAATCCCTGAGCCTCTGATGGCTCAGGGATTTACAATTTTTATTCAGAAGCCCGTCATTCACAATTATAACGGCCGCATATATTCTCTATTTCTTGTATCCGCATTTGATACATACGCCTTCTTCGGTAAGGGCAATGCCACAAAGCGGACAGCGTTCGATTTCCTTACGGT is part of the Duncaniella dubosii genome and encodes:
- a CDS encoding bile acid:sodium symporter family protein, which gives rise to MSLLRQRLKPWMLPIAMLAGIVFHDFMGKIEFIAPYLIFIMLFITFCRVRPSEFRVTALSWGLLSVQVIGAVALYFSLLPFSTDLAQGTFICVFCPTATAAPVITGMLGGSVPRLATFSIISNITVAILAPIFFTLMGSKADIPFMETLTTISAKVMPLIILPLILAIILLKVAPKVHHAVADRQAVSFYIWAVSLFIVVGRAVSFVMDEPAEAVPEMMLLAILSGIVCCLQFWIGRKIGRRCGDRIAGAQGLGQKNTVLAIWMALTYLHPVSSVAPAAYVAWQNTINSAQLYFKTRRDSQMAK
- a CDS encoding Crp/Fnr family transcriptional regulator; protein product: MAANSMYENLMGLPLFNGVSYNRISEIVGNTRLAFSKYLPGETILEAGDPCTRMMFVIGGCVRLSVRNSTDRFGVMQTLQAPSVISPDFLFGRNTLYPATVTAIDTVSIMQIEKNDFINIIRTDEVCLFNYLNYISTNAQKAIDGVLSLTSGSLEERIAFWIIALTQRDALDVVLTCKQRDLYTLFGVQRSSFINTLESMKARGLIDYTSTEIRVVSRNELRSLLLKTPD